In 'Nostoc azollae' 0708, the following are encoded in one genomic region:
- a CDS encoding serine/threonine-protein kinase: protein MSYCLNPHCSKPENPNDVKFCLTCGTKLLLKERYRAIKPIGQGGFGRTFLAVDEDKPSKPPCVIKQFYPQAQGTNTVQKAVELFNQEAIQLDHLGQHPQIPALLSYCTQDDRQYLVQEFINGLNLAQELAQNGAFNETKIRQLLIDLLSVLQFCHSREVIHRDIKPENIIRRGSDTRLVIVDFGAAKYATSTALNHTGTSIGSPEYVAPEQMRGRAVFASDIYSLGVTCINLLTARSPFDSYDTHNAAWIWRQYLKTPVSNELGKIIDKMLESIPSRRYQTTDAVLKDLNIQSTIGIPPTIISQPATQASPNYPPNFVSQTPSQIEKELLEIKTKFIGGKVQPKNVAQQPSVSTNNPTKQDAVDKELQEIRDKFLGNG, encoded by the coding sequence ATGAGTTATTGTCTTAATCCCCATTGTTCCAAGCCGGAAAACCCTAATGATGTCAAGTTTTGCCTGACTTGTGGTACTAAGTTACTTCTCAAAGAACGTTACCGCGCTATCAAACCCATCGGACAAGGTGGTTTTGGCAGAACCTTTTTAGCAGTGGATGAGGATAAACCCTCCAAGCCTCCGTGTGTAATCAAGCAATTTTATCCCCAAGCCCAAGGTACAAATACAGTACAGAAAGCCGTAGAGTTATTTAATCAAGAAGCTATACAGTTGGATCATTTGGGACAACATCCACAAATTCCTGCACTTTTATCCTATTGTACTCAAGATGATAGACAGTATCTAGTCCAAGAATTTATTAATGGATTAAATTTAGCTCAGGAATTAGCACAAAATGGCGCATTTAATGAAACCAAAATTCGGCAATTATTAATTGATCTATTGTCAGTGCTGCAATTTTGCCATAGCAGAGAAGTAATTCACCGAGATATTAAACCAGAAAATATTATTCGTCGGGGTAGTGATACTAGGTTAGTAATTGTAGATTTTGGTGCAGCAAAATATGCTACAAGTACGGCTTTAAATCATACGGGTACAAGTATAGGTAGTCCTGAATATGTGGCACCGGAACAAATGCGAGGTCGGGCGGTTTTTGCCAGTGATATTTATAGTTTAGGTGTAACTTGTATTAATCTTTTAACAGCGCGCTCGCCCTTTGACAGTTATGATACCCATAACGCAGCTTGGATTTGGCGACAATACCTGAAAACCCCAGTTAGTAACGAATTGGGCAAGATTATCGATAAAATGCTAGAAAGTATCCCTAGTAGACGTTATCAAACAACTGATGCAGTTCTTAAAGATTTGAATATTCAATCTACCATAGGCATTCCACCAACAATTATCAGTCAACCAGCCACCCAAGCATCACCAAATTATCCACCAAATTTTGTTTCCCAAACTCCTAGTCAAATTGAAAAGGAATTACTGGAAATAAAAACAAAGTTTATAGGTGGTAAGGTGCAACCAAAAAATGTTGCACAACAACCATCTGTTTCTACGAATAATCCTACCAAGCAGGATGCTGTAGATAAAGAATTGCAGGAGATCAGGGATAAGTTTTTGGGTAATGGGTGA
- the gndA gene encoding NADP-dependent phosphogluconate dehydrogenase — protein MTLQSFGVIGLAVMGENIALNVERNGFPIAVYNRSREKTDAFMAQRAGGRNVVAAFSLEEFVAALERPRKILVMVQAGKPVDAVIQQLKPLLQEGDIIIDGGNSWFEDTERRTQELEPTGLRYIGMGVSGGEEGALNGPSLMPGGTKSSYEYLSPIFNKIAAQVDDGPCVTYIGPGGSGHYVKMVHNGIEYGDMQLIAEAYDLLKNVAGLSAAQLHEVFTEWNETDELNSFLIEITANIFPYVDPETKKPLVDLIIDAAGQKGTGRWTVQTALELGVAIPTITAAVNSRILSSIRDERIAASKQITGPSGKYTGEIKSFVNMVRDALYCSKICSYAQGMALLSTASKTYNWDLNLGEMARIWKGGCIIRAGFLNKIKKAFDQNPALPNLLLAPEFKQTILDRQAAWREVIITAAKLGIPVPAFSASVDYFDSYRRDRLPQNLTQAQRDYFGAHTYKRTDKEGTFHTEWVPIAEAKK, from the coding sequence ATGACCCTACAAAGCTTTGGTGTGATTGGATTAGCCGTTATGGGCGAAAACATCGCTCTAAATGTTGAGCGTAATGGCTTCCCAATTGCAGTTTACAACCGTTCTCGTGAAAAAACCGATGCCTTCATGGCGCAACGCGCAGGAGGACGGAATGTCGTTGCAGCCTTTAGCCTCGAAGAATTCGTTGCTGCACTAGAACGCCCCCGCAAAATCCTAGTGATGGTGCAAGCTGGTAAGCCTGTCGATGCAGTAATTCAACAGCTTAAGCCCTTATTACAAGAAGGCGATATCATTATTGACGGTGGTAACTCTTGGTTTGAAGATACCGAAAGACGTACTCAAGAACTAGAACCAACTGGTTTACGTTATATCGGTATGGGTGTGAGTGGTGGTGAAGAAGGCGCACTAAATGGTCCTTCTCTCATGCCTGGTGGTACAAAAAGTTCCTATGAGTATCTATCCCCCATTTTCAACAAAATTGCTGCCCAAGTTGATGATGGACCTTGTGTAACCTATATTGGTCCTGGGGGTTCTGGTCACTATGTAAAAATGGTTCACAACGGCATTGAGTACGGCGATATGCAGTTAATTGCAGAAGCTTACGACTTGCTGAAAAATGTGGCTGGTTTGAGTGCTGCACAGCTACATGAAGTATTTACTGAGTGGAATGAAACTGACGAACTCAATTCATTTTTGATTGAGATTACAGCTAATATTTTCCCCTACGTTGACCCAGAAACAAAGAAACCCTTGGTTGATTTGATTATTGACGCTGCGGGACAAAAAGGGACTGGTCGTTGGACTGTACAAACTGCTTTGGAATTAGGCGTTGCTATTCCTACAATTACTGCTGCTGTTAATTCCCGGATTCTCTCTTCTATTAGAGATGAACGGATTGCGGCTTCCAAGCAAATCACAGGACCAAGTGGTAAGTATACCGGAGAAATTAAGAGTTTTGTGAACATGGTACGTGATGCGCTCTATTGTTCCAAAATTTGTTCTTATGCTCAAGGTATGGCGTTGTTATCTACAGCTTCTAAAACCTACAATTGGGATTTGAATTTGGGCGAAATGGCTCGGATTTGGAAGGGTGGCTGTATTATTCGTGCTGGCTTCTTGAATAAGATTAAGAAGGCATTTGACCAAAATCCAGCACTACCTAACTTGTTGTTAGCACCTGAATTTAAGCAAACAATTCTCGACAGACAAGCTGCTTGGCGGGAAGTAATTATTACTGCTGCTAAGTTGGGTATTCCTGTTCCAGCTTTCAGTGCTTCTGTAGATTACTTCGATAGTTACCGTCGCGATCGCTTGCCTCAAAACTTGACTCAAGCACAACGCGATTACTTCGGCGCTCATACCTACAAGCGTACTGATAAAGAAGGAACTTTCCACACTGAGTGGGTTCCCATCGCTGAAGCTAAGAAGTAA
- a CDS encoding Ycf66 family protein has translation MLAYFLALVVALGSLAIYLSAFFFPEIHRKNDFVWSGVGLFYALVLWIFAPQITGGLLLGHVASVALLVWFGWQTLSLRRQLTPEVQQTPIPSPELVKISIQEQVSKFSVQEKLSQLPALIGNVFRGLKGKVQQTVSKTPSVPKPKPVVEIIDKTTPVPEQPSPAAVPPAEEISTEAESVTDIELTAESGIETQVTQPANLPETEVITEAVTVSSPEEPAESVTSIEPTPESGIETQVTQPVNLPETEVITEAVTVSSPEQPIESVSRTEREESQSTTPSTTALSEEVVSDASHVPPGEVLPEKTPPNEGNID, from the coding sequence ATGCTTGCCTATTTCCTAGCATTAGTGGTTGCACTGGGAAGTTTAGCTATTTACCTATCAGCTTTCTTTTTTCCAGAAATCCATCGCAAGAACGATTTTGTTTGGAGTGGAGTAGGTTTATTTTATGCTTTAGTATTATGGATTTTTGCACCCCAGATTACAGGAGGATTGTTACTGGGTCATGTGGCCAGTGTGGCGCTTTTAGTTTGGTTTGGCTGGCAAACTTTATCATTACGTCGTCAACTGACTCCGGAAGTCCAACAAACGCCTATCCCCAGTCCAGAGTTAGTCAAGATAAGTATACAAGAGCAGGTGTCAAAGTTTTCTGTGCAGGAAAAGTTGTCACAATTACCAGCATTAATTGGCAATGTCTTCAGAGGTCTGAAGGGGAAGGTGCAGCAAACAGTGAGTAAAACTCCTTCTGTACCGAAACCTAAACCGGTGGTGGAGATTATTGATAAAACTACTCCTGTTCCAGAACAACCGAGTCCAGCAGCAGTACCACCAGCTGAGGAAATCTCAACTGAAGCGGAAAGTGTTACCGATATAGAACTAACAGCAGAATCAGGGATTGAAACTCAAGTAACTCAACCGGCAAACTTGCCAGAAACCGAAGTTATCACAGAAGCAGTAACTGTTTCTTCTCCTGAAGAACCAGCGGAAAGTGTTACCAGTATAGAACCAACACCAGAATCAGGGATTGAAACTCAAGTAACCCAACCGGTAAACCTGCCAGAAACCGAAGTTATCACAGAAGCGGTAACTGTTTCTTCTCCTGAACAACCAATAGAGTCTGTCTCGAGAACTGAAAGGGAAGAATCTCAATCTACAACTCCGTCAACAACAGCGCTGAGTGAGGAAGTTGTCTCAGATGCTTCTCATGTTCCCCCTGGGGAAGTACTACCGGAAAAAACCCCGCCAAATGAAGGAAATATTGATTAG
- a CDS encoding CHASE2 domain-containing protein encodes MNARILLVSITQEDLMREQWPLSDQTINKLVQKLASYHPRVIGLNIYGHQQQNLGTNLQNQIIGTCLLSNIGRLEVPLPRDSPLENIGFDDVVTDNSTDQAIRRGLLFSNSTDKDSQCKTQCKTQFPFAALLAINYLEKKV; translated from the coding sequence ATGAATGCACGCATTTTATTAGTCAGCATTACTCAAGAGGATCTGATGCGGGAACAGTGGCCTTTATCAGACCAAACTATCAATAAGTTAGTACAAAAATTAGCTTCTTATCACCCCCGTGTAATTGGATTAAATATTTATGGTCATCAACAACAAAATTTAGGTACTAATCTGCAAAATCAAATCATTGGGACTTGTTTGTTAAGCAATATTGGTAGGTTAGAAGTTCCCCTACCTCGTGATTCTCCTCTAGAGAATATCGGGTTTGATGATGTGGTGACAGACAACTCTACAGATCAAGCTATTCGTCGTGGTTTATTATTTTCCAATTCTACAGATAAAGATAGTCAATGTAAAACACAATGTAAAACACAATTTCCCTTTG